One Magnetovibrio sp. PR-2 DNA window includes the following coding sequences:
- a CDS encoding YgiQ family radical SAM protein, producing MVKQRAKKSKDGLFSHRPYWAARFGTAPFLPMSRDEMDLLGWDSCDIIIVTGDAYVDHPSFGMAIIGRLLEAQGFRVGIIAQPDWSSADAFKALGPPNLFWGVTAGNMDSMVNRYTADKKIRHNDSYTPDDEGGKRPDRSVVVYAQRCREAFKEVPVIIGGIEASLRRIAHYDYWSDKVRRSVLPDSKADLLLYGNAERAIIDIAHRIAQGENPKDMHDVRGTAYMTNGAPDDYTEIDMSDLDLEHPERNADKDKTVVRLPSYEAVSADPVLYGQASRVLHQESNASNARALIQRHGNRDVWLTPPPVPLSTPEMDGVYDLPYARAPHPAYGGARIPAWEMIKFSVNIMRGCFGGCSFCSITEHEGRVIQNRSQASVLKEIEDIRDKVDGFTGQISDLGGPTANMYRLACKDDKIQAVCRRLSCVYPDICVNLGTDHGPLIELYRKARAIEGVKKISIGSGLRYDLAVKSPTYVKELVTHHVGGYLKIAPEHTESGPLSKMMKPGIGTYDRFKQMFDQAAKRAGKEFYLIPYFIAAHPGTTDEDMMNLAIWLKKNNLRADQVQTFLPSPMSLSSAMYYSERNPIKAIHRNSGEEVRTAKKLRERRLHKAFLRYHDANNWPLIRDALKRLGREDLIGPSKKHLVPAWQPKGTGHGAQGSRSGSKSGDQTFVTQQAGEGRRTYRGGPKKKGKPSKPKRRR from the coding sequence ATGGTCAAGCAACGTGCAAAAAAATCCAAAGATGGACTGTTTTCCCACCGCCCCTATTGGGCGGCTCGGTTCGGCACGGCTCCGTTCCTGCCCATGAGCAGGGACGAAATGGACCTTTTGGGGTGGGATTCGTGCGACATCATCATCGTCACCGGGGACGCCTACGTCGATCACCCCAGCTTTGGCATGGCGATTATCGGAAGGCTCCTCGAAGCTCAGGGCTTTCGTGTCGGCATCATCGCTCAGCCCGACTGGTCCAGCGCAGACGCATTCAAAGCCTTAGGTCCGCCCAACCTGTTTTGGGGCGTGACGGCGGGCAATATGGACAGCATGGTCAACCGCTACACGGCGGATAAAAAAATCCGTCATAACGATAGCTACACCCCCGACGATGAAGGCGGCAAGCGGCCGGACCGCTCTGTCGTTGTTTATGCCCAGCGGTGCCGCGAAGCGTTTAAAGAGGTGCCGGTGATCATCGGTGGCATTGAAGCCTCTCTGCGCCGTATTGCGCACTATGACTACTGGTCCGATAAGGTGCGTCGTTCGGTTCTCCCCGACAGCAAGGCGGATCTTTTGCTTTATGGCAATGCCGAGCGCGCCATCATCGATATCGCGCACCGCATCGCCCAGGGCGAAAACCCCAAAGACATGCACGATGTGCGTGGCACCGCCTATATGACCAACGGTGCGCCCGACGACTACACCGAAATCGATATGTCGGATCTGGACCTGGAACACCCGGAACGCAACGCGGACAAAGACAAGACCGTGGTGCGGCTGCCGAGCTATGAGGCCGTCAGCGCTGATCCGGTTTTGTATGGTCAGGCCTCGCGGGTCCTGCACCAAGAAAGCAACGCGTCAAACGCGCGCGCTTTGATCCAACGCCATGGCAATCGCGATGTGTGGTTGACGCCTCCGCCTGTACCCTTGAGCACGCCGGAAATGGACGGTGTTTACGACCTGCCCTATGCCCGCGCGCCGCATCCGGCCTATGGCGGGGCGCGCATTCCGGCGTGGGAGATGATTAAGTTTTCCGTCAACATCATGCGCGGCTGCTTTGGGGGGTGTTCGTTCTGCTCCATCACCGAGCACGAAGGGCGTGTGATCCAAAACCGGTCTCAAGCTTCCGTCTTGAAAGAAATCGAAGATATTCGTGACAAAGTGGACGGCTTCACCGGACAGATTTCGGACTTGGGCGGGCCAACGGCGAACATGTATCGCTTGGCCTGCAAAGACGACAAGATCCAAGCCGTGTGCCGCCGCTTGTCGTGTGTCTATCCCGATATCTGCGTAAACCTGGGCACCGATCACGGCCCGTTGATTGAGCTGTATCGCAAAGCCCGCGCCATTGAGGGCGTGAAGAAAATTTCCATCGGATCGGGCCTGCGTTATGACTTGGCGGTGAAAAGCCCGACCTATGTCAAAGAGCTGGTGACCCATCACGTCGGCGGGTACCTCAAGATCGCGCCGGAACACACAGAAAGCGGTCCGCTTTCGAAAATGATGAAGCCCGGCATCGGCACCTATGACCGCTTCAAACAAATGTTCGATCAAGCCGCCAAGCGTGCAGGCAAAGAGTTCTACCTGATCCCATACTTCATTGCAGCCCATCCGGGCACCACCGATGAAGACATGATGAACTTGGCGATTTGGCTGAAGAAAAACAATCTGCGCGCGGACCAAGTGCAAACGTTCCTGCCATCGCCCATGAGCTTGTCGTCGGCCATGTACTATTCCGAACGCAACCCGATTAAGGCCATTCACCGAAATTCCGGTGAAGAGGTTCGCACGGCTAAAAAATTGAGAGAACGCCGTCTGCACAAAGCCTTCCTGCGCTACCACGACGCCAACAACTGGCCTTTGATCCGGGATGCCTTAAAACGCTTAGGTCGCGAAGACCTGATCGGCCCCAGCAAAAAGCACTTGGTGCCCGCTTGGCAACCCAAAGGCACGGGGCACGGAGCACAAGGCTCTCGGTCCGGGAGCAAGAGCGGCGATCAAACGTTTGTTACCCAGCAAGCTGGCGAGGGGCGCAGAACGTATCGCGGCGGTCCTAAAAAGAAAGGCAAGCCGTCTAAGCCCAAACGCAGACGCTAG
- the arsJ gene encoding organoarsenical effux MFS transporter ArsJ, with translation MSKDIKNYACVTAAYWGFTLTDGALRMLVLLHFYMLGYSAFEIALLFLLYEFFGIVTNLIGGWIASRLGLKSTLFAGLALQIVALSGLSMFDQTWPVVLGVAFVMGMQALSGIAKDLTKMSSKSAVKLLVPEGEQGALFKWVAVLTGSKNALKGAGFFMGGVLLETLGFHGALQTMAAGLVVVLTASVVLLPGEIGQAKVKVKFTQILSKSRDMNYLSAARLFLFGSRDIWFVVGLPLFLATALGWGHTEVGGYMATWVIAYGFVQALAPKVLRKSEHAPDGALSQRWIFALIVVTVTIAALVWADVYPAMAVLFGLVVFGFVFAVNSAVHSYLVLAYTEADHVALNVGFYYMANAGGRLVGTLLSGLAYQWGGLVMCLGVSAVFLLLAWLLSFELPRTSAEVVTK, from the coding sequence ATGAGTAAGGACATCAAAAACTACGCATGCGTCACGGCGGCCTATTGGGGGTTTACCCTAACCGACGGTGCACTACGCATGTTGGTGCTGTTGCACTTTTACATGCTGGGCTACAGCGCGTTTGAAATTGCGCTGTTGTTTTTGCTCTACGAATTCTTCGGCATCGTCACCAACTTGATCGGCGGCTGGATCGCGTCGCGTTTGGGGTTGAAGTCCACGCTGTTTGCCGGGCTGGCGCTGCAGATCGTGGCGCTCAGCGGCTTGTCCATGTTTGACCAGACTTGGCCTGTTGTCCTGGGCGTGGCTTTTGTGATGGGTATGCAAGCCCTGTCCGGCATCGCCAAAGACTTGACCAAGATGAGCTCCAAAAGTGCTGTGAAGCTTTTGGTGCCCGAGGGCGAGCAAGGGGCGTTGTTTAAGTGGGTCGCGGTTCTGACCGGGTCGAAAAATGCGCTCAAAGGGGCGGGCTTTTTTATGGGTGGCGTTCTGTTGGAAACGTTGGGGTTCCACGGCGCCCTGCAGACCATGGCCGCCGGACTGGTGGTTGTTTTGACCGCGTCTGTTGTGCTGCTGCCGGGCGAAATTGGACAAGCGAAGGTGAAGGTCAAGTTTACCCAGATTTTGTCCAAAAGCCGCGATATGAACTATCTGTCCGCCGCGCGCCTGTTCTTGTTTGGCTCTCGCGATATCTGGTTCGTGGTGGGCTTGCCCTTGTTTTTGGCAACCGCTTTGGGCTGGGGGCACACTGAGGTCGGCGGGTACATGGCGACGTGGGTGATTGCTTACGGTTTTGTGCAGGCCTTGGCCCCCAAAGTCTTGAGAAAATCCGAACATGCCCCCGACGGTGCGTTGAGTCAACGCTGGATCTTCGCGCTGATCGTGGTCACCGTCACCATTGCCGCGCTGGTGTGGGCGGACGTCTATCCGGCCATGGCGGTGCTGTTCGGTTTGGTGGTGTTTGGCTTTGTGTTTGCTGTGAACTCGGCGGTGCACTCCTACTTGGTCTTGGCGTATACCGAAGCTGATCACGTGGCGCTCAATGTCGGGTTTTATTACATGGCGAACGCCGGCGGGCGCCTGGTCGGCACGCTTTTGTCTGGTCTGGCCTATCAGTGGGGCGGATTGGTGATGTGCTTGGGCGTGTCTGCGGTGTTCTTGCTGCTGGCATGGCTACTGAGCTTCGAATTGCCCCGCACTTCTGCTGAAGTCGTCACCAAATAA
- a CDS encoding bacteriohemerythrin, which produces MAEVTAPLVWNENYATGVPEIDEQHMILVHTLNEASEKLAEDSSIENLQEITQNLLSYALYHFDTEEELMQEFGYAGGSEEDASSHLKQHRAFSAKVVAVRDGLKSNTPIAAEDLLAFLNDWLINHILNTDKKLGAFICEKRG; this is translated from the coding sequence ATGGCTGAAGTAACAGCACCGTTGGTTTGGAATGAAAATTATGCAACTGGCGTCCCTGAAATCGATGAGCAGCATATGATTTTGGTGCATACGCTCAACGAAGCCTCGGAAAAACTGGCCGAAGACAGCAGCATCGAAAACTTACAAGAGATCACACAAAACCTACTCAGTTATGCCCTTTACCACTTCGATACCGAAGAAGAGCTTATGCAAGAATTCGGCTACGCCGGCGGTTCTGAAGAGGACGCAAGTTCTCACCTCAAACAGCACCGTGCCTTTTCCGCCAAAGTCGTCGCGGTGCGCGATGGGCTCAAATCCAACACACCCATTGCGGCGGAAGATTTATTGGCCTTTTTGAACGACTGGCTGATCAATCACATCTTAAACACCGACAAAAAACTCGGCGCATTTATTTGTGAAAAGCGGGGATAA
- a CDS encoding TfoX/Sxy family protein yields the protein MSAQTEFKTYILDQLSPMGEFETKNMFGGTAVLKSGAAFAKIKHGCLWLKVDDQTVDEFIAKGMPQYTYGKDNSRKLNFYEAPPELLEDQDALIEWANKASDAALRSKS from the coding sequence ATGAGTGCGCAAACGGAGTTCAAAACCTATATTTTGGATCAGCTCAGCCCCATGGGCGAGTTTGAGACCAAAAATATGTTCGGAGGAACCGCCGTCCTAAAAAGCGGGGCGGCGTTCGCCAAAATCAAACACGGATGTTTGTGGCTAAAAGTTGATGACCAAACCGTAGACGAGTTTATCGCAAAGGGCATGCCGCAATACACATATGGCAAAGACAACAGCCGCAAGCTCAACTTCTATGAAGCCCCTCCGGAACTTTTGGAAGATCAGGACGCCTTAATTGAATGGGCAAACAAGGCCAGCGATGCAGCCTTGCGCTCGAAGTCCTAG
- a CDS encoding DUF1330 domain-containing protein, producing MDNKTTLVVTATPDPDEMATVQEYLRGVMPLLQGAGGQLIKRLKASQGIHGKTAAMVLVMDFSSASAISDMFASDEYAALVPVRDKGFVDMNIQLSQEM from the coding sequence ATGGACAACAAAACGACTTTGGTGGTGACCGCCACGCCAGATCCGGATGAAATGGCTACGGTTCAGGAATACCTCCGGGGTGTCATGCCTTTGCTTCAAGGGGCTGGCGGCCAACTGATCAAGCGCTTGAAGGCTTCACAAGGCATCCACGGAAAAACCGCAGCCATGGTTTTGGTGATGGATTTTTCCTCTGCCAGCGCCATATCAGACATGTTTGCATCTGACGAATACGCCGCCTTGGTTCCTGTCCGCGACAAAGGCTTTGTGGATATGAACATCCAACTGAGCCAAGAGATGTAG
- a CDS encoding putative bifunctional diguanylate cyclase/phosphodiesterase, which yields MGKTDISGPLKGIHTTDLNSEELHLLSVTDEGVQTWDKHGNLIYANRASDKYFPNITSQIDLPFSAIINQCLDENGDKLLSQDFPISIVLNGGQIKSHSIVSIGTDTPKWLEISAFKADKGDHCDCAVVSTTHDVTALVEQSRDLESHAAFDALTGLPNRSLLSDRLDRAKARADRSKETLAICLLDLDGFKPVNDTLGHGAGDQLLKETARRLEHQLRKDDTALRLGGDEFVLIMGGFKHEAEIDVVFRRILQSIATPVAIDGNQASVTASIGVTLYPHDAAVNDQLMRHADQAMYKAKDSGKNNYHLFDPTLESRHKANLSAKKQIAKGLDKGQFELHFQPQVDCARGKVLGAEALIRWKHPILGMRPPSEFLPLIENDDLVIDMGKWVIDTAITQLKAWHEAGFQLSIAINISARHLLRGEFTRYIEQETRDLPPKLLKHIEFELLETAALEDLKFVGETINHFKTSGIGFALDDFGTGYSSLTHLKHLAVDTLKIDKSFVRDMLIDPGDLAIVKGVQGLSEAFHSDVIAEGVESIDQILKLLSLGCTVMQGFAIARPMNADAFTKWVNAFEENPLWNAAKDRYPSRQAFDILILEATQRHWYTRALNYLQNQEQHDIDVADFGYENTRVTKWYNDEGTRDMAQHSEFHEIDILNRKLCYLFEKLVDLKGQDTEEVTATLNEFVLENEKLISALGSLRVMINDT from the coding sequence ATGGGCAAAACTGACATTTCTGGACCACTTAAAGGCATTCACACAACCGATCTCAATTCCGAGGAGCTTCATTTGCTCTCTGTCACGGATGAAGGTGTACAAACTTGGGATAAGCATGGAAACTTGATCTATGCCAACAGGGCATCGGATAAGTATTTTCCCAACATCACATCCCAAATCGATCTGCCGTTTTCAGCCATCATCAATCAGTGTTTGGATGAAAATGGGGACAAGCTCCTCAGCCAGGACTTTCCGATTTCCATCGTCTTGAACGGCGGACAGATTAAGTCCCATTCCATTGTCAGTATTGGAACCGATACGCCTAAGTGGTTGGAGATTTCCGCTTTCAAAGCTGACAAAGGCGACCACTGCGACTGCGCGGTCGTCAGCACCACCCACGATGTGACGGCATTGGTGGAACAGAGCCGGGATTTGGAAAGCCACGCCGCGTTTGATGCGCTGACCGGCCTTCCCAACCGCTCCCTATTGTCTGACCGTTTGGACCGCGCCAAAGCCCGTGCGGACCGGAGCAAGGAAACCTTGGCTATATGCCTATTGGACTTAGATGGATTCAAGCCCGTAAACGACACCCTCGGTCACGGCGCGGGCGATCAGTTGCTCAAAGAAACGGCCCGGCGCTTGGAACATCAACTGCGCAAAGATGATACGGCACTTCGCTTAGGTGGCGATGAGTTCGTGTTGATCATGGGAGGGTTCAAACACGAAGCTGAAATCGACGTGGTTTTTCGCCGGATATTGCAATCCATAGCCACACCCGTCGCCATTGACGGGAACCAAGCCAGCGTCACGGCCAGCATCGGTGTGACGCTCTATCCCCACGACGCAGCGGTCAACGACCAGCTGATGCGCCACGCTGACCAAGCCATGTACAAGGCGAAAGATAGCGGTAAAAACAATTACCACCTGTTCGACCCGACCTTGGAATCGCGCCACAAAGCCAACCTCAGTGCCAAAAAGCAAATCGCCAAGGGCCTGGACAAAGGCCAATTCGAACTGCACTTCCAGCCCCAAGTGGATTGCGCCCGCGGCAAGGTCTTGGGCGCGGAAGCCTTGATCCGCTGGAAACACCCTATTTTGGGCATGCGCCCGCCCAGCGAGTTTTTGCCGCTTATTGAAAACGACGACTTGGTTATCGACATGGGCAAGTGGGTGATTGATACCGCCATCACCCAACTCAAAGCATGGCATGAGGCCGGCTTCCAGCTGTCCATAGCCATCAACATTTCCGCCCGTCACCTGTTGCGTGGTGAGTTTACACGCTACATCGAACAAGAGACCCGCGACCTGCCGCCAAAGCTGTTGAAACACATCGAATTCGAGCTTCTGGAAACCGCAGCGTTAGAAGACCTGAAGTTCGTCGGCGAAACCATCAACCACTTCAAAACGTCCGGCATCGGGTTTGCTCTCGACGATTTTGGCACGGGATATTCATCCCTCACCCACTTAAAGCATTTGGCTGTGGACACGTTGAAAATCGACAAAAGCTTCGTGCGCGATATGCTCATTGACCCGGGCGATCTCGCCATCGTGAAAGGCGTCCAGGGTCTTTCGGAAGCCTTTCACAGCGACGTCATCGCCGAGGGTGTGGAAAGCATCGACCAAATTCTCAAGCTCTTATCACTGGGCTGCACCGTTATGCAGGGCTTCGCCATCGCACGGCCCATGAACGCAGATGCATTTACGAAGTGGGTCAATGCGTTTGAAGAAAATCCGCTGTGGAACGCCGCGAAAGACCGTTATCCCTCACGCCAAGCCTTCGACATTTTGATCCTGGAGGCCACCCAGCGCCATTGGTATACGCGCGCGCTCAATTACCTGCAAAATCAAGAACAACATGACATTGATGTCGCCGACTTTGGCTATGAAAACACCCGTGTCACCAAATGGTACAACGATGAAGGCACGCGGGACATGGCACAACATTCGGAATTCCATGAAATCGATATTCTCAACCGCAAACTCTGTTATCTTTTTGAAAAGCTCGTCGATTTGAAAGGCCAGGATACGGAAGAGGTCACAGCAACACTGAACGAATTCGTCTTAGAGAACGAAAAACTGATATCCGCACTCGGCAGCTTGAGGGTAATGATCAATGACACATAA
- a CDS encoding MBL fold metallo-hydrolase: MSKALLGAFGVCVGLMSTVVQAAELKVMNVVDNVYAIVGPHEQRNPTNFANNATFGVVVTDEGVLLVDPGGSYKGAEQVHAAIKTITDKPVKIVINSGGQDHRWLGNGYFKALGARIIASSEGVEDHKARTNDHFFRLTNFMGKDALAGTEAVYADETFDEALDLSFGGESFEIRHVGPAHTLGDSFIWMPEKRVMFTGDIVYVGRMLGIGPARASDSWVEVFQAMAAYNPKYIVPGHGAVTDLKRATAETYDYLMYLRTKIGEIIDSGGVVEQAIAIDQSQFEYLVVSEQIAKRNAQNVFMQMEFE; the protein is encoded by the coding sequence ATGAGCAAAGCGCTGTTGGGTGCATTTGGTGTGTGTGTTGGACTAATGAGTACGGTCGTTCAGGCGGCGGAGCTCAAAGTTATGAACGTGGTCGACAACGTCTACGCCATCGTTGGGCCGCACGAACAGCGCAACCCCACGAACTTCGCCAACAACGCCACCTTTGGCGTGGTGGTGACGGACGAGGGTGTGTTGCTGGTCGACCCGGGCGGAAGCTACAAAGGGGCTGAGCAAGTTCACGCGGCAATTAAGACCATCACCGACAAGCCCGTGAAGATCGTCATCAATTCCGGCGGGCAAGATCATCGCTGGCTTGGCAATGGCTACTTCAAAGCCTTAGGCGCGCGCATCATTGCATCCAGTGAAGGTGTTGAGGATCACAAAGCCCGCACGAACGACCATTTTTTCCGGCTCACCAACTTTATGGGCAAAGATGCCTTGGCTGGCACCGAAGCGGTTTATGCCGATGAGACCTTCGATGAAGCGCTGGATTTAAGTTTTGGCGGCGAAAGCTTTGAAATCCGTCACGTTGGCCCCGCTCATACCTTAGGCGACAGTTTTATCTGGATGCCTGAAAAGCGCGTGATGTTCACGGGCGATATTGTGTATGTGGGGCGCATGCTGGGCATCGGTCCGGCCCGGGCTTCCGACAGTTGGGTTGAAGTTTTCCAAGCCATGGCGGCTTACAATCCAAAATATATCGTCCCCGGCCATGGTGCTGTCACGGACTTAAAACGGGCCACTGCGGAAACTTATGACTACCTGATGTATCTGCGCACCAAAATTGGGGAGATCATCGACAGCGGTGGCGTGGTCGAACAAGCCATCGCCATCGATCAATCCCAATTTGAATACTTGGTTGTGTCCGAACAAATCGCCAAACGCAACGCCCAAAACGTGTTCATGCAAATGGAATTCGAATAG
- a CDS encoding TetR/AcrR family transcriptional regulator — MGRKKKYDRDQLVAQALELFRDHGFAGTSAEMLVEALGVNRYSLYAEFGSKQELFDIVLQRYDDQVVDRNFGPLEKPGAGIDEIKTLLAFFGSAEDSPALGRGCLLCNTAVEFGPEDPSGAGFVQRYFTRLSNAFRCALDHAQKLGELNKGVIPRQEADFLTASVLGLFVMLRAKAPSTVIRAAALAATQHLEGLLNRN, encoded by the coding sequence ATGGGACGGAAGAAAAAATACGATCGAGATCAATTGGTTGCGCAGGCGTTGGAGCTCTTTCGTGACCACGGCTTTGCGGGCACATCAGCGGAAATGTTGGTTGAGGCTCTGGGCGTGAATCGCTACAGCCTGTATGCCGAGTTCGGTTCTAAGCAGGAATTGTTCGATATCGTGTTGCAGCGCTATGACGATCAAGTTGTCGATCGCAACTTCGGCCCGCTGGAAAAACCGGGCGCGGGAATCGACGAAATCAAAACTTTGTTGGCGTTTTTTGGATCCGCCGAAGACAGCCCGGCGCTGGGGCGGGGCTGTTTACTGTGCAATACGGCGGTGGAGTTTGGGCCTGAAGACCCTAGCGGGGCTGGGTTTGTGCAGCGTTATTTTACGCGTTTGTCGAATGCATTTCGCTGTGCGCTCGACCATGCACAAAAATTAGGTGAATTGAACAAAGGAGTCATCCCACGCCAAGAAGCCGATTTTCTGACCGCCTCTGTGCTGGGGCTATTCGTGATGTTGCGCGCCAAAGCGCCCAGCACGGTCATTCGTGCTGCAGCGTTAGCCGCCACACAGCATCTTGAAGGGTTGTTAAACCGCAATTGA
- the ggt gene encoding gamma-glutamyltransferase — protein MYRLIFALVVSVSIGTSALAQDRTPEAATGRTDRSSVSAPNFMISAANPLAAQAGFDVLQDGGSAVDAMVATQMVLGLVEPQSSGLGGGAFLVYHDAQTEQPTTLDGRETAPLAATPDLFLKPDGSRMKFYDAVVGGRSVGTPGTAKLMYEAHQKYGKLSWARVLQPAIDLAETGFKVSPRLAKLIAKDQKRLASQPGTRACFFDENGAPLSAGTLLKNAAYADTLKRISASGAEAFYTGAIAEDIVHAVRTASNPGLLSLDDLAQYQIVERSAVCAHYQNHKVCGMGPPSSGALTVGQILGLVDQFDLPARSPLALHIIAEASRLAFADRGLYIADSDFVTMPEGLLDPTYLKARAALIDPARAMDAAEPGIPPWTKAEARSPVQSIELPSTSHISIVDGAGNAVSLTTTIENGFGSRIMVRGFLLNNELTDFSFLPEKDGYKVANRLEPGKRPRSSMSPTIVYDPDGQLKMIVGSPGGSRIIGYVAGTVIGVLGWGLDVQDAISVPHAVKRFGTLDVETGSEALAQQLETFGHKVKVRDLNSGIHAIVKQNGVWVGGADPRREGVVLGK, from the coding sequence ATGTATCGATTGATTTTTGCCCTTGTTGTTAGTGTCAGCATCGGCACATCCGCATTGGCGCAAGACCGCACGCCCGAAGCCGCCACGGGGCGTACCGACCGCTCCAGTGTGAGCGCACCAAACTTCATGATCTCCGCCGCCAATCCATTGGCGGCACAAGCCGGATTTGACGTTTTGCAAGACGGCGGCTCGGCGGTGGATGCCATGGTGGCGACCCAGATGGTGCTGGGGCTTGTCGAACCGCAAAGCAGCGGCTTGGGCGGCGGGGCCTTTTTGGTCTACCACGACGCACAGACTGAACAGCCGACGACACTGGACGGGCGCGAGACCGCGCCGTTGGCGGCGACACCGGATCTCTTTTTAAAGCCGGACGGCAGCCGCATGAAATTTTACGACGCGGTTGTCGGCGGACGTTCGGTGGGTACGCCCGGCACAGCGAAACTGATGTATGAGGCCCACCAGAAATACGGCAAACTGAGCTGGGCGCGCGTGCTGCAACCCGCCATCGACTTGGCGGAGACCGGCTTCAAAGTTTCCCCACGATTAGCGAAACTGATTGCCAAGGACCAAAAACGTTTGGCGTCTCAGCCGGGAACGCGGGCTTGCTTTTTTGATGAAAACGGCGCACCGCTCAGTGCCGGTACACTTTTGAAGAACGCGGCCTACGCCGACACTCTCAAACGCATCTCTGCATCCGGCGCGGAAGCGTTTTACACAGGCGCCATTGCCGAAGATATCGTGCACGCTGTGCGCACGGCCTCCAATCCGGGTCTGTTGAGCCTGGACGATCTCGCCCAATATCAAATCGTCGAACGATCTGCCGTTTGCGCGCACTACCAAAACCACAAAGTGTGCGGCATGGGGCCGCCGTCTTCGGGGGCGCTGACGGTGGGCCAAATTTTAGGTCTGGTGGATCAGTTCGACCTGCCCGCACGCTCGCCCCTGGCCCTGCACATTATTGCCGAAGCCAGTCGTTTAGCCTTCGCAGACCGGGGGCTCTATATTGCCGACAGCGATTTTGTGACCATGCCCGAAGGCTTGCTGGACCCAACTTATCTCAAAGCACGCGCGGCCCTCATTGATCCCGCCCGCGCCATGGACGCGGCTGAACCCGGCATCCCGCCCTGGACCAAAGCCGAAGCCCGCAGCCCCGTTCAATCCATTGAGCTTCCCTCCACATCGCACATCTCCATCGTGGATGGTGCGGGCAACGCTGTGTCGCTGACCACCACCATTGAAAATGGGTTCGGATCGCGCATCATGGTGCGTGGTTTTTTGCTCAACAACGAACTCACGGATTTTTCGTTCTTGCCCGAAAAAGACGGCTACAAAGTCGCCAACCGGTTAGAGCCCGGTAAACGGCCACGCTCGTCCATGTCGCCGACCATCGTGTACGACCCGGATGGCCAGTTGAAAATGATTGTCGGCTCGCCCGGCGGTTCGCGCATCATTGGTTATGTGGCCGGGACCGTCATCGGCGTGCTCGGCTGGGGCCTGGATGTGCAAGACGCCATATCTGTACCTCACGCCGTCAAACGGTTTGGCACACTTGACGTGGAAACCGGGTCCGAAGCGCTTGCCCAACAGCTAGAAACGTTCGGCCATAAGGTGAAAGTGCGTGATTTGAACAGCGGCATACACGCCATCGTCAAACAAAACGGTGTATGGGTCGGTGGCGCCGACCCCCGTCGCGAGGGCGTCGTGCTGGGCAAGTAA